The Acidimicrobiales bacterium genome contains a region encoding:
- a CDS encoding amidase: MATFITALEPGPGPGPLLAVKDLIDVAGVPTTAGSRVVADSAPPAPTDAACLAGARADGARLVGKANLYELAFGASGVNEWFGTPVNPLDPRLVPGGSSSGSAVAVADGAADLAYGSDTGGSIRVPSAFCGTVGLKTTFGRVSLAGVWPLAGSLDTVGPMARDVAGVAAGMSLLEPGFTPGRSAAPLLARLRPAGPAELVGVDPVIDAAVDRAVAAAGIETVELGVDEWVAAYEATSVILDSEAAAANASLLADPARRARLGATVRNRLEEGAALGAGRVAEARRFRSRWSEVLATLFEQAPVLVLPTVRFFPPPLAESESRRYTTFTNPLNLAGVPAVSLPVPTTGPLPAGLQLVAPAGGEELLLATAAVIEAGNQAPR, encoded by the coding sequence ATGGCCACCTTCATAACCGCCCTGGAACCGGGGCCCGGTCCCGGGCCGCTGCTGGCGGTGAAGGACCTCATCGACGTGGCGGGGGTCCCGACGACGGCCGGCAGCCGGGTCGTGGCCGACTCGGCGCCTCCCGCGCCGACCGACGCCGCCTGCCTGGCCGGGGCCCGGGCCGACGGGGCCCGCCTGGTGGGCAAGGCCAACCTCTACGAGCTCGCCTTCGGCGCCTCCGGGGTCAACGAGTGGTTCGGGACCCCGGTCAATCCCCTCGACCCCCGGCTGGTGCCGGGCGGGTCCTCCAGCGGCTCGGCGGTGGCGGTGGCCGACGGCGCCGCCGACCTGGCCTACGGGTCCGACACCGGCGGGTCGATACGCGTCCCGTCGGCGTTCTGCGGGACGGTGGGTCTCAAGACCACGTTCGGCCGGGTGTCCCTCGCCGGGGTGTGGCCGCTGGCGGGCAGCCTCGACACCGTCGGCCCCATGGCCCGGGACGTGGCCGGGGTGGCGGCAGGGATGAGCCTCCTCGAGCCCGGGTTCACGCCGGGCCGGTCGGCTGCCCCACTGCTCGCCCGCCTCCGGCCCGCCGGCCCGGCCGAGCTGGTGGGCGTCGACCCCGTCATCGACGCCGCCGTCGACCGCGCCGTGGCCGCGGCGGGGATCGAGACGGTGGAGCTCGGGGTCGACGAGTGGGTGGCCGCCTACGAGGCGACGTCGGTCATCCTCGACTCCGAGGCGGCCGCCGCCAACGCGTCGCTGCTGGCCGACCCGGCCCGGCGGGCCCGCCTCGGCGCCACGGTGAGGAACCGGCTGGAGGAGGGAGCGGCCCTCGGAGCCGGCCGGGTGGCCGAGGCCCGCCGCTTCCGGAGCCGGTGGAGCGAGGTGCTGGCGACCCTGTTCGAGCAGGCCCCGGTGCTGGTTCTGCCGACGGTGCGCTTCTTCCCGCCTCCCCTCGCGGAGTCCGAGAGCCGGCGCTACACGACCTTCACCAACCCCCTCAATCTGGCCGGGGTGCCGGCGGTGTCACTGCCCGTGCCGACGACCGGTCCGCTGCCGGCCGGCCTGCAGCTGGTCGCTCCCGCAGGCGGTGAGGAGCTGCTGCTGGCCACCGCCGCAGTTATCGAAGCGGGAAACCAGGCTCCTCGTTAA